In the Thermodesulfovibrionales bacterium genome, TCGTCATCCTCGGTGACAGGGAGCATCCCGAGGTGAAGGGTCTCATGAGTTACGCAGGTGAAGGCACCCTCGTGACGGATGGCCGGGAGGAATTACCGGCCCTGAGAAACAAGGTCGGTGTCGTCGTCCAGACGACCCAGCCGGTAGACGCGCTGAAGAAGCTGGTATCGAGGATTATCGAGCAATCTAAGGAGATAAAAGTTTATAATACCATTTGCAATTCGACGGCCCTGAGGTTGAAGGAGACGGAGGAAATGGCGAGGAAGGTTGACGTGATGATCGTCGTGGGGGGAAGGAATAGTGCCAACACGACGCAGCTCGCGAACCTCTGTCTGTCCATACCGATCAGGACCTACCATATAGAGACTGCCGACGAACTCGACGGGCGATGGTTCCAGGGCGTTCAGAAAGTAGGAATTACCGCCGGTGCGTCCACGCCTGACTGGATAATCGAAGCAGTGAAAGATAGAATTAAGGATAGAGGAGGAAGATAGGGGAATGGAACGCGAAAACAACGAGATGGAAAGAATCTACGCCGAGACTTTTCGTCAAATCCGGGAGGGATCGATACTCGCCGGCAGGGTCATCGCGGTGAAGCAGGATGGCGTGATCGTCGACATCGGGTATAAGTCTGACGGTTTTATCCCGGCCGAAGAATTCTCTCCGGAGGAGTTTTCAGCACTCATGCCCGGTGACATGATCGACGTATACGTTGTCAATATGCACGATACGGACGGTATCATAATCCTTTCGAAGGATACGGCTTCAAAGATCAAGACGTGGGACGTTTTGGAATCGGCGTACGAAAAGGGGACGAAGGTGCAGGGGGCCATCAGGGGTAAGACGAAGGGCGGTCTCACGGTCGAGATTATGGGCGTGAAGGCTTTCCTGCCGAGTTCGCAGATTGACAGCAAGACCGTGAAGGATCCGGACTCGCTCATCGGAAGGATGATGGATTTCAAGGTGCTCAAGGTGAACAACAAGCGTTCCAACATCATCGTCTCTCGCCGGGCTGCCATCGAGGAAGAGAGGCAGAAGAAGAAGATAGAGACCCTCCCGAAACTCAAGGAAGGAGCGCTCCTCGAAGGTGTCGTA is a window encoding:
- a CDS encoding 4-hydroxy-3-methylbut-2-enyl diphosphate reductase, with the protein product MEILVAKTAGFCFGVKKAIDRTFAIAEKQREGIYTFGPLIHNPQVIEKLREKGIFPTDDIFHDAIKALIIRTHGMPLHLMEKAVRQGYEVIDATCPFVKKAQQYAELLQEGGYQVVILGDREHPEVKGLMSYAGEGTLVTDGREELPALRNKVGVVVQTTQPVDALKKLVSRIIEQSKEIKVYNTICNSTALRLKETEEMARKVDVMIVVGGRNSANTTQLANLCLSIPIRTYHIETADELDGRWFQGVQKVGITAGASTPDWIIEAVKDRIKDRGGR